In a single window of the Coffea eugenioides isolate CCC68of chromosome 3, Ceug_1.0, whole genome shotgun sequence genome:
- the LOC113765580 gene encoding uncharacterized protein LOC113765580, with protein MVGVIQKFVIASMFMWAAPVAILYGFNHNFFPGSTQLSPYSVTLLSGFLAVISVNMVIAFYIYMAMKEPSYKHEPDPRFLAEAKASIQHSESTELEDSSSTRTKQE; from the exons ATGGTGGGAGTAATACAAAAATTTGTTATTGCGTCTATGTTTATGTGGGCCGCTCCTGTTGCTATTTTATATGGTTTCAACCATAATTTCTTTCCTG GTTCTACTCAATTGTCTCCTTATTCTGTTACATTGTTGAGCGGCTTCCTAGCTGTCATATCTGTGAACATGGTTATCGCATTCTACATTTATATGGCAATGAAGGAACCATCATATAAGCACGAGCCCGATCCTAGATTCCTTGCAGAGGCCAAGGCTAGTATTCAGCACTCTGAATCAACTGAACTTGAGGATTCATCAAGTACACGGACGAAACAAGAGTAG